One window of Spirochaetales bacterium genomic DNA carries:
- the pelF gene encoding GT4 family glycosyltransferase PelF: MKNKIRVCLLLEGTYPYITGGVSGWIHELIRGLPDIEFVLFTISPKYNQEVRYRLPENIVEHRDIVISKPGQSGKRIVNKKKIFREIVRVHQDFFKARIPELEGLFSIYPEGYFPYNDAVLRREGWEMMVKQNNLLNPVYAFSDYFWAWKSSHDLMFTITGSEIPVADLYHAVSTGYAGLAALIAKIRTGKPFLLTEHGLYHKEREMEIKRALYVTGYQRDMWIKIFNNLSRMSYKYADCIVSLFEINRRKQLEMGAPEKKTIVIPNGIDVGRFTGIKREKRKGFHIGLIGRVVPIKDIKNFILASRIISEMIPDAFFYCIGPIDEDPGYFEECRKMVESFRLTEQFVFTGRQDVTAYYSFLNVICLTSVREAQPLVILEAFCAGVPIVSTKVGNIPELLDYDDRFLASSKDPGMIAHCVKFIYDNPHDVEELVSRNREKILKFYNRDEVHKRYGTLYARLTGKL; encoded by the coding sequence ATGAAAAATAAAATCAGGGTTTGTCTGTTACTCGAGGGAACATACCCGTATATTACCGGGGGTGTTTCCGGCTGGATTCACGAACTCATACGCGGACTGCCGGATATCGAGTTTGTTCTTTTTACCATTTCCCCGAAATATAACCAGGAGGTCCGCTACCGTCTTCCGGAAAATATCGTCGAACATAGAGACATCGTCATTTCAAAGCCGGGTCAATCCGGAAAAAGAATAGTGAACAAAAAAAAGATATTCAGGGAAATCGTCAGGGTTCATCAGGATTTTTTCAAAGCCCGCATACCCGAACTGGAAGGGCTGTTTTCGATCTACCCTGAAGGATATTTTCCATATAATGACGCCGTATTGCGCAGGGAAGGATGGGAGATGATGGTAAAACAAAACAATCTCCTCAATCCCGTTTACGCTTTCTCGGATTATTTCTGGGCCTGGAAATCTTCTCATGACCTTATGTTTACCATCACGGGTTCGGAAATTCCGGTTGCCGATCTCTATCATGCGGTATCCACGGGGTACGCCGGACTGGCCGCATTGATCGCGAAAATAAGAACCGGAAAACCCTTTCTCCTTACCGAACACGGCCTTTACCACAAAGAAAGGGAAATGGAAATAAAGCGGGCGCTCTATGTGACCGGATATCAACGGGACATGTGGATAAAGATCTTCAATAACCTGAGCAGAATGAGTTATAAATATGCCGATTGCATTGTGTCTCTTTTCGAAATAAACAGAAGAAAACAGCTTGAAATGGGGGCCCCGGAAAAAAAGACGATCGTCATTCCGAACGGAATCGACGTCGGCAGGTTTACCGGGATCAAACGTGAAAAAAGGAAGGGTTTTCACATCGGTCTTATCGGAAGGGTCGTTCCGATCAAGGATATCAAAAACTTCATACTCGCTTCCAGAATTATATCGGAAATGATACCGGATGCCTTCTTTTATTGCATCGGTCCGATCGATGAAGATCCGGGTTATTTTGAAGAATGCAGGAAAATGGTCGAAAGCTTCCGATTAACGGAACAATTCGTATTTACCGGACGGCAGGATGTAACGGCCTATTACTCGTTTCTCAATGTCATCTGTCTCACAAGCGTCCGTGAAGCCCAGCCGCTTGTCATCCTCGAAGCCTTTTGCGCTGGCGTTCCCATCGTTTCGACAAAAGTCGGTAATATCCCCGAACTCCTGGATTACGACGATCGTTTTCTCGCCTCTTCAAAAGATCCGGGAATGATTGCACATTGCGTCAAATTTATTTATGATAATCCCCATGATGTCGAGGAGCTTGTTTCGCGCAACCGTGAAAAAATACTCAAATTCTACAACAGGGATGAAGTACATAAACGATACGGCACCCTCTATGCCCGGCTGACGGGGAAACTGTAA
- a CDS encoding HDOD domain-containing protein translates to MSNDYLKYLKNLPVIPEIAIKVMNLAEDGLNISFRELENIIRVDPGLTAKILKIANSALYARRNEVKSLQIAISMLGFKNIKSLVLLVTASSFFHHAKKTKFYNDFWRHSITTAFLGKMLSLHCQKTDMTENVFLSGLLHNIGKTVLFNADAGKYEQLLRMEKEGNDPIEVYEEKLFGVNHRVIGAELFKRWNFPDLFIDISLEHNSHNITSPFKTIIIYVTVASLLTEKFGYGIFTAFKEKLLARLIPHTCLTEDDILYYGENYLELLKSDPLFQECHDLFGVK, encoded by the coding sequence TTGTCAAATGATTATCTGAAATATTTAAAAAATCTCCCGGTCATTCCGGAAATCGCGATCAAGGTGATGAACCTGGCCGAGGATGGTTTGAATATTTCTTTCCGAGAACTCGAGAATATAATCAGGGTCGATCCCGGCCTGACGGCAAAGATACTCAAAATCGCTAATTCCGCCCTGTATGCCCGCCGGAACGAGGTAAAAAGCCTTCAGATAGCCATTTCAATGCTCGGATTCAAGAATATCAAAAGTCTTGTTCTTCTGGTCACGGCCTCGAGTTTCTTTCACCACGCAAAAAAAACGAAATTCTATAACGACTTCTGGCGGCACTCGATTACGACCGCCTTTCTCGGAAAAATGTTATCCCTTCACTGTCAAAAAACCGATATGACGGAAAATGTGTTTTTGAGCGGTCTTCTCCATAACATAGGGAAAACCGTCTTGTTCAATGCCGATGCCGGAAAATATGAACAACTGCTTCGTATGGAAAAAGAAGGAAACGACCCGATAGAGGTGTATGAAGAAAAACTTTTCGGGGTGAACCACCGGGTTATCGGCGCCGAATTATTCAAACGGTGGAATTTCCCCGACCTCTTCATAGATATCTCCCTTGAACACAACAGCCACAATATCACTTCTCCGTTCAAGACAATCATTATTTACGTGACCGTCGCCAGTCTGCTTACCGAAAAATTCGGATACGGTATTTTTACGGCTTTCAAGGAGAAGCTTCTTGCGCGACTCATTCCCCATACGTGTCTTACGGAAGACGATATCCTTTATTACGGGGAAAACTATCTTGAATTACTGAAAAGTGACCCGCTTTTTCAGGAGTGCCACGATCTGTTTGGGGTAAAGTAA
- the holA gene encoding DNA polymerase III subunit delta, with protein sequence MTDNDNIYLLLGPEEGEKFNYIRQKIRDISQKNGEKPEILRLFAFETNIVDIVALMQSQSLFAQHTVIVLNNTEAIRNANDIKVLGEYIKNPSTVSTLFLLSRNIGDISKGIESGIPRKNRIIFWELYENKKREWLNNFFRNRQIRMSDDAIQLLLEMVQNNTYDFKSECNKLALFFGPGAVVHGDDLEKYLFHSKEENVFTLFERIAGRDFVSAIEILEKILASGESDSIALINGLLWQMRKLLSIKILLNDNFHKDEIFQRLAIRNKKSQRIYAEAHSRYGLNEVKQIIILVSDFDKLLRSIRSDLHRLLLQLFLYYCIKKGGMKPQIKDMFFS encoded by the coding sequence ATGACTGATAACGATAATATTTATCTTCTTCTGGGTCCTGAAGAGGGTGAAAAATTCAACTATATCCGGCAGAAAATCAGGGATATTTCTCAAAAAAACGGAGAAAAACCGGAAATATTGCGTCTTTTTGCTTTTGAAACGAATATCGTGGATATCGTCGCACTTATGCAAAGCCAGTCTCTTTTTGCGCAGCACACAGTTATCGTCCTTAATAACACCGAGGCGATCCGGAACGCGAATGATATTAAGGTATTGGGCGAATACATAAAAAATCCCTCGACCGTCTCGACGCTTTTTCTTCTTTCACGAAATATCGGAGATATTTCCAAGGGAATTGAATCCGGTATTCCCCGGAAAAACAGGATTATTTTCTGGGAACTGTATGAAAATAAAAAAAGAGAATGGCTCAACAATTTTTTTCGGAACAGACAGATACGAATGAGTGATGACGCGATTCAGTTGCTGCTGGAAATGGTACAGAACAATACCTATGATTTCAAAAGCGAATGTAACAAACTCGCCCTTTTCTTTGGTCCCGGAGCAGTCGTTCATGGAGACGACCTCGAGAAATACCTCTTTCACAGCAAGGAAGAAAATGTCTTTACCCTTTTCGAACGGATTGCGGGACGGGATTTCGTCAGCGCGATTGAAATCCTCGAGAAAATACTCGCTTCCGGAGAATCAGACAGTATCGCCCTCATAAACGGTCTTCTCTGGCAGATGAGAAAACTCCTCTCGATAAAAATACTCCTCAACGACAATTTCCACAAAGACGAAATATTTCAGCGACTCGCCATCCGGAATAAAAAAAGCCAGCGGATATACGCCGAAGCCCATTCACGGTACGGTCTCAATGAAGTCAAACAGATTATCATTCTGGTCTCCGATTTCGACAAGCTGCTCCGTTCGATCAGGTCCGATCTTCACCGTTTACTTCTTCAGCTGTTTCTCTACTACTGTATTAAAAAAGGCGGAATGAAGCCGCAGATAAAGGATATGTTTTTTTCATAA
- the lexA gene encoding transcriptional repressor LexA, whose protein sequence is MKGLTHRQKEVFDYINEYIKTRKYPPTVREVANHFDISVKGSHDHIKALEKKNYIRCNFNRSRAIEVLKMNDNAKKSPTAKVPLLGNVAAGKPLFAEENLEGTVEVPNAFVGNGTFFALNIKGDSMKDAGILDGDIAIIRHQNTAENGEIIVAMLDDSVTLKRVYQERYRVKLQSENPAYPPIYANNANILGKLACIIRKYD, encoded by the coding sequence ATGAAAGGATTGACGCATCGTCAAAAAGAGGTCTTCGATTATATCAACGAATATATCAAGACACGAAAATACCCCCCTACGGTCAGGGAGGTTGCCAACCATTTTGACATTTCAGTCAAAGGCAGTCACGACCATATCAAAGCCCTCGAGAAAAAAAATTATATCCGGTGTAATTTCAATCGATCAAGAGCGATTGAAGTGCTGAAAATGAACGATAACGCAAAGAAATCCCCGACGGCCAAGGTTCCGCTTCTCGGTAACGTGGCGGCGGGAAAACCGCTTTTCGCCGAAGAAAATCTGGAAGGCACCGTCGAGGTCCCGAACGCGTTCGTCGGAAACGGAACCTTTTTCGCCCTCAATATCAAAGGCGACAGCATGAAAGACGCGGGAATACTGGACGGTGATATCGCGATCATCCGGCATCAGAATACGGCTGAAAACGGTGAAATCATTGTCGCCATGCTCGATGATTCGGTGACCCTCAAACGGGTTTATCAGGAACGCTACAGGGTGAAACTCCAGTCGGAAAATCCGGCTTATCCGCCCATATACGCGAACAACGCGAATATATTGGGAAAACTTGCCTGTATCATAAGGAAATATGACTGA